One genomic segment of Erpetoichthys calabaricus chromosome 7, fErpCal1.3, whole genome shotgun sequence includes these proteins:
- the taf1c gene encoding TATA box-binding protein-associated factor, RNA polymerase I, subunit C encodes MHKRHAFPAALYPRFFADGPPSTQKPPNLSTEGWGEYGQVLGVLHGERKEELRLQYHFQHCADGEIWKPEEPVPVPLFSTCSACRIPPLTLQDITYRGQLSRSVRGSGPKEILDFTKHMEAFYLENFNDAFGCMSSLLEENFYFGYEKLNYNQRKNTIGHKVTNTFLDNINFKKCPFQRSCKRARLQSYLFKEVIYDIPPVLLAEHLHEELRAEKYKIFFNSVATGGALELFPLQNKSKTLECCLVYPSRSAMNKLNFHKVKLLSCNSGAPQLKVLEKLALFELNGTIRQINVADVEDQVYVGVRSDYLCGAWKVNRKQKPEPLQTIQMENPATCISVSPYLPGELLVANESGAVYLWNLKTGLSMIRCETENLYFNAQSSWRWCDFTAHPRVITYADRTGIDLTDIRSPSNQTQKMFSIGQTADCKKGERVVLLKHLNDVNAYQHLVTSQYSAYIMDERFPCVPLLKWEHMMKSPPIFSRILSGDSCKTSNKILLGTQRSQEVLMLQYSDGTQMAYEALGPPLQFPARSDCSRFVPFHLPHEKEVLFERLLSPGAGLAAMYHPHQANALCVIQLAETGDIFYQTWSRQESSSSMARPRGTDASSSEKDHRQEKEREDNGVFVSSSTSHGDAPKAACTFGDMTPMNLTSNQNTNVTKRCEDSTPLTESVGLSKKALAKLVKWNSNVLQKQIVKRQEKFCKVKNKATLALPKIADTATNHSLYPNIRQNMRVAMEEKKTLSTCLELPSLDVVDIPGHIDPSNWKDDLSKRLTASWDGKWSSWWENKLGLNRKQKIEALRKKRRLQKLARGHRSPGLSGSFTSSVTYQSDLTDFSDLSGWSSTDSNFGGSRCSSPVSDIETDSHKEPSVIVAESNTDMENVHLGEEQDHECVPILVTASSVSSTSQYSAMPNLLQKSADSVSTFSSVDSLAPNRIPTLSASKDKRSAVIGHPSPNPRLHSPRKSLTQNSHQLQKKVNQDLASLLIAQDSTPEPDLEDNWSFPLASSTQKSSQFSASPSLLGLPLSQGSVTVSQLKKKRPRMGF; translated from the exons ATGCATAAGCGGCATGCCTTTCCCGCTGCGTTGTATCCTCGTTTCTTTGCAGATGGACCCCCGAGTACACAGAAACCGCCGAATCTTTCGACTGAAGGCTGGGGAGAGTATGGCCAGGTGTTAGGAGTGCTGCATGGAGAACGGAAAGAG GAACTACGGTTACAATATCACTTTCAGCACTGTGCAGATGGAGAAATTTGGAAGCCAGAGGAGCCAGTTCCAGTACCTTTGTTTTCAACTTGCTCAG CTTGCAGGATACCACCCTTAACTTTGCAAGATATAACCTACAGAGGACAATTATCAAGAAGCGTCCGGGGAAGTGGCCCTAAGGAGATTTTGGATTTtacaaaacat atggaaGCTTTCTATCTAGAAAACTTTAATGATGCCTTTGGCTGTATGTCTTCTCTACTTGAAGAAAACTTCTATTTTGGTTATGAAAAACTTAAT tacaATCAAAGGAAAAATACCATTGGTCATAAggttacaaatacatttttggataatataaattttaaaaa GTGTCCTTTTCAGAGAAGTTGTAAGAGAGCAAGACTTCAGAGCTATTTGTTCAAGGAGGTCATTTATGATATTCCTCCAGTACTTCTGGCAGAGCATCTCCATGAAGAACTGAGAGcagagaaatataaaatattttttaacagcgTAGCAACAGGAGGAGCCCTGGAATTGTTTCCATTACAAAACAAGTCAAAGACTTTGGAGTGCTGTCTGGTTTACCCCAGCAGATCTGCTATGAACAAACTCA ATTTTCACAAGGTTAAGCTTCTGTCTTGTAATTCGGGTGCACCCCAGCTCAAAGTACTAGAAAAACTGGCACTGTTTGAATTAAATGGAACAATCCGTCAAATAAATGTGGCTGATGTTGAAGATCAAG TGTATGTGGGTGTCCGATCTGATTATTTGTGTGGTGCGTGGAAAGTCAACAGAAAGCAGAAACCAGAGCCtcttcaaacaattcagatggaGAATCCTGCAACCTGTATCAGTGTCAG TCCTTATCTTCCTGGAGAACTGCTTGTTGCGAATGAAAGTGGTGCTGTTTACCTCTGGAATCTAAAGACAGG attATCTATGATTCGTTGTGAAACAGAAAATCTTTACTTCAACGCACAGTCTTCATGGAGGTGGTGTGATTTCACTGCTCATCCCCGAGTTATAACTTATGCTGACAGGACAGGCATTGATCTCACAGATATAAGG TCACCAAGCAATCAAACTCAGAAGATGTTTTCAATAGGACAGACTGCTGACTGTAAAAAGGGGGAGAGAGTGGTTCTGCTAAAGCATCTTAATGATGTGAATGCTTATCAACATCTTGTCACCTCACAG tacTCTGCATATATCATGGATGAACGTTTTCCTTGTGTGCCATTGTTGAAATGGGAACATATGATGAAGTCCCCACCAATATTTTCACGGATATTATCTGGGGATTCATGTAAAACCAGCAACAAGATACTGTTGGGAACTCAGCGTTCACAGGAGGTTTTAATGTTGCAGTATTCAG ATGGAACACAGATGGCTTATGAAGCTCTTGGACCTCCTTTACAATTTCCAGCACGCTCAGATTGCTCAAGATTCGTTCCTTTTCATCTTCCTCATGAAAAAGAGGTACTCTTTGAGCGTCTGCTTTCACCAGGTGCAG GATTGGCAGCAATGTACCATCCCCACCAAGCAAATGCATTGTGTGTAATCCAACTTGCTGAAACAGGAGACATTTTTTATCAGACCTGGAGCAGACAAGAATCATCCTCTTCTATGGCCAGGCCAAGAGGGACTGATGCCAGTTCAAGTGAAAAAGACCAcagacaagagaaagaaagagaagacaatGGTGTGTTTGTGTCATCATCCACTTCACATGGAGATGCACCTAAAGCAGCCTGTACGTTTGGTGATATGACGCCAATGAACCTCACATCAAATCAAAATACAAATGTTACTAAAAGATGTGAAGACAGTACACCTTTAACAGAATCAGTAGGCCTCAGCAAGAAAGCCCTTGCTAAATTAGTAAAGTGGAATTCAAATGTTTTACAGAAGCAAATAGTGAAAAGACAAGAAAAGTTTtgcaaagttaaaaataaagcaacacTTGCATTGCCTAAAATTGCTGACACGGCAACAAATCATTCTCTATATCCGAATATAAGACAGAACATGAGAGTTGCAATGGAGGAAAAAAAGACTCTGAGCACTTGCTTAGAGTTACCATCTCTTGATGTCGTCGATATCCCAGGACATATAGACCCCTCAAATTGGAAAGATGATCTCAGCAAGCGTCTCACTGCCTCATGGGATGGTAAATGGAGCAGCTGGTGGGAAAACAAACTTGGGCTGAACCGTAAACAGAAAATTGAAGCTCTCCGTAAGAAGAGAAGGCTTCAGAAACTCGCCCGAGGACATAGATCACCAGGTCTCAGTGGAAGTTTCACATCTTCTGTCACCTATCAGTCTGATTTGACTGATTTTAGTGACCTCTCGGGTTGGTCATCTACAGACAGTAATTTTGGAGGTAGCCGTTGTTCTTCACCGGTATCTGATATAGAAACTGATAGCCACAAAGAGCCTTCCGTGATTGTTGCTGAGAGCAACACAGACATGGAAAATGTACATCTGGGAGAAGAACAAGATCATGAATGCGTACCTATCTTAGTTACTGCTTCATCTGTCTCATCTACTTCTCAATACTCCGCCATGCCAAATCTTCTGCAGAAGTCTGCCGACTCTGTTTCCACCTTCAGTTCTGTGGACTCCCTCGCTCCAAATAGGATTCCTACATTGTCTGCTTCAAAAGACAAAAGATCTGCTGTTATTGGACATCCAAGTCCAAATCCCAGGTTACATAGTCCTAGAAAATCTTTGACACAAAACTCTCATCAGCTTCAAAAGAAAGTCAATCAAGACTTGGCTTCTCTGTTAATCGCACAGGATTCCACACCAGAGCCTGACTTGGAGGACAACTGGAGTTTTCCTTTGGCATCTTCCACACAAAAGTCCTCACAATTTTCAGCATCTCCAAGCCTTCTTGGGCTTCCTTTGTCTCAAGGATCCGTGACAGTATCCCAGCTTAAAAAGAAGAGGCCACGAATGGGCTTCTAG